A segment of the Fusarium oxysporum f. sp. lycopersici 4287 chromosome 4, whole genome shotgun sequence genome:
CTTACAGACGAGGCCCTCGCCGCCGCCAAAGCCTCCGACGCTGTGCTTCTCGGCGCCATTGGCGGCCCTGAATGGGGCACTGGCGCCGTTCGCCCGGAGCAGGGCCTTCTAAAGCTACGCAGTGAGATGTGCGCCTATGGAAACCTCCGTCCCTGTTTCTTCGCGTCCGACGCCCTTGTCGAGACTTCCCCCCTAAAGGCGTCTGTCTGCCGTGGCGTCGACATGATGCTAGTCCGGGAATTAACCTCAGGCTTGTATTTCGGAGAGCGGAAAGAGTACGATGGAGTCAATGCGTTCGACACTACTGTTTATACGAAACCAGAAATCGAGCGTATCGCGCGGCTGGGCGGCTACCTAGCCAGGACTAGGGGAGACTCGCGGGTCATCTCGCTAGATAAGGCAAATGTGTTGGCGACAAGCAGACTATGGCGTTCTGTGGTTGACGAGGTTTATAAAAACGAGTTCCCTGATCTGAAGGTTGAGCATCAGCTCATTGACAGCGCGGCCATGATCATGGTCAAGAACCCGACGCAGCTCAATGGCGTTATGATAGCGCCAAACTTGGCAGGTGAGCGAGGCCGCTTGTCCACTTCAAAGGCGGTTTGGCTGACGAGCTTTTAGGGGATATTCTCAGCGACGAGGCGAGCGCTATAACTGGCAGCATAGGGCTCCTCCCGAGCGCGAGTCTCTGCGGGGTTCCGGAAGTAGGCTCTAAAGTGCTTTCTATCTATGAACCTATTCATGGTGAGACTCGCATCCTCCACTCGAGCCCTCATTTAGATATCAGCCGCTAACTTAGATGACAGGTAGCGCGCCGGACATATCAGGGAAAGGGATTGTCGTACGTTAAGACCCCGTTTCGGGCGATTCCTATCCATTCGCTGCAAGTACAGAGCTGATATTATATCTAGAATCCCATTGGCACCATCCTTTCCGTGGCTATGATGTTCCGGTACTCTCTGAATCTTGCCCACGAGGCCAAACTCGTTGAGGACGCGGTTCGCGCTGCCATCGACGGCGGGCTAAGAACCAAGGATATGGGCGGCAGCACAGGCACCGCTGAAGCAGGAGATGCCATCGTTGCTGAGCTGGTCAAGACTCTCAAGGCATGAGATATCTCACGCCTTAATGAGAATATACAGAGAGGTTGAAAGGAGGAAATAGAGGTGGAGGGGTGGAAGTTATAAAAAAAGATAGTTGCTGGGAATCGTGAGTCAACAACAGGAGTGGTGGAACAAAA
Coding sequences within it:
- a CDS encoding 3-isopropylmalate dehydrogenase: MAEHNIVVFAGDHCGPEVIAEAIKVIKAVEDISPTAGKFNLEHLLLGGCSIDKTGTPLTDEALAAAKASDAVLLGAIGGPEWGTGAVRPEQGLLKLRSEMCAYGNLRPCFFASDALVETSPLKASVCRGVDMMLVRELTSGLYFGERKEYDGVNAFDTTVYTKPEIERIARLGGYLARTRGDSRVISLDKANVLATSRLWRSVVDEVYKNEFPDLKVEHQLIDSAAMIMVKNPTQLNGVMIAPNLAGDILSDEASAITGSIGLLPSASLCGVPEVGSKVLSIYEPIHGETRILHSSPHLDISR
- a CDS encoding 3-isopropylmalate dehydrogenase — encoded protein: MAEHNIVVFAGDHCGPEVIAEAIKVIKAVEDISPTAGKFNLEHLLLGGCSIDKTGTPLTDEALAAAKASDAVLLGAIGGPEWGTGAVRPEQGLLKLRSEMCAYGNLRPCFFASDALVETSPLKASVCRGVDMMLVRELTSGLYFGERKEYDGVNAFDTTVYTKPEIERIARLGGYLARTRGDSRVISLDKANVLATSRLWRSVVDEVYKNEFPDLKVEHQLIDSAAMIMVKNPTQLNGVMIAPNLAGDILSDEASAITGSIGLLPSASLCGVPEVGSKVLSIYEPIHGSAPDISGKGIVVR
- a CDS encoding 3-isopropylmalate dehydrogenase, coding for MAEHNIVVFAGDHCGPEVIAEAIKVIKAVEDISPTAGKFNLEHLLLGGCSIDKTGTPLTDEALAAAKASDAVLLGAIGGPEWGTGAVRPEQGLLKLRSEMCAYGNLRPCFFASDALVETSPLKASVCRGVDMMLVRELTSGLYFGERKEYDGVNAFDTTVYTKPEIERIARLGGYLARTRGDSRVISLDKANVLATSRLWRSVVDEVYKNEFPDLKVEHQLIDSAAMIMVKNPTQLNGVMIAPNLAGDILSDEASAITGSIGLLPSASLCGVPEVGSKVLSIYEPIHGSAPDISGKGIVNPIGTILSVAMMFRYSLNLAHEAKLVEDAVRAAIDGGLRTKDMGGSTGTAEAGDAIVAELVKTLKA
- a CDS encoding 3-isopropylmalate dehydrogenase, whose amino-acid sequence is MCAYGNLRPCFFASDALVETSPLKASVCRGVDMMLVRELTSGLYFGERKEYDGVNAFDTTVYTKPEIERIARLGGYLARTRGDSRVISLDKANVLATSRLWRSVVDEVYKNEFPDLKVEHQLIDSAAMIMVKNPTQLNGVMIAPNLAGDILSDEASAITGSIGLLPSASLCGVPEVGSKVLSIYEPIHGSAPDISGKGIVNPIGTILSVAMMFRYSLNLAHEAKLVEDAVRAAIDGGLRTKDMGGSTGTAEAGDAIVAELVKTLKA